One Tursiops truncatus isolate mTurTru1 chromosome 3, mTurTru1.mat.Y, whole genome shotgun sequence DNA segment encodes these proteins:
- the LOC101319848 gene encoding olfactory receptor 7G3-like encodes MLVNIQTQSKSASYTGFLTQICFVLTFAGLKTGILAMMAYDRFVAICHPLRYSVIMNRKLCRLLVLISSFVSVVDALLHTLMALRLSFCTELKIPLFFCELAHILNLACSDILINNVLVYLVTSLLGVIPLSGIIFSYTRIVSSVLKIPSAGGKDRAFSICGSHIIVVSLFYGTGFGVYFSSAATHSSKKSAVVSVMYTVVTPMLNPFICNLRSKAMMGALRKLISRISSFH; translated from the coding sequence ATGCTAGTGAACATCCAGACACAGAGCAAATCCGCCAGTTACACAGGATTCCTCACCCAAATCTGCTTTGTCTTGACTTTTGCTGGACTGAAAACTGGAATTCTGGCCATGATGGCCTATGATCGATTTGTGGCCATCTGTCACCCACTGAGGTACAGTGTCATCATGAACCGCAAGctctgcaggctgctggttcTGATCTCCTCCTTTGTTAGTGTTGTGGATGCCCTGCTCCACACTTTGATGGCACTGAGGCTGTCCTTTTGCACAGAACTAAAAATTCCCCTCTTTTTCTGTGAACTAGCTCATATTCTCAATCTCGCCTGTTCTGATATCCTCATCAATAACGTCCTCGTGTATTTAGTGACCAGCCTGTTGGGCGTTATTCCTCTCTCTGGGATAATTTTCTCTTATACTCGAATTGTCTCCTCTGTCCTGAAAATCCCGTCAGCTGGTGGAAAGGATAGGGCATTTTCCATCTGTGGGTCACACATAATAGTTGTTTCCTTGTTTTACGGGACAGGTTTTGGGGTGTACTTTAGTTCTGCAGCCACTCACTCCTCCAAGAAGAGTGCAGTGGTATCAGTGATGTACACTGTGGTCACCCCTATGCTGAACCCCTTTATCTGTAATCTGAGGAGCAAGGCTATGATGGGGGCTTTGAGGAAACTCATCTCTAGAATATCATCTTTCCATTGA